The Sulfuricurvum sp. IAE1 DNA segment TCATAATCCCCTCGCCGGTCGAAGGGAGACCGATCTCTTTACTCGAACAGATCATTCCGTCCGAAGGGACGCCGCGAAGTTTGGCCGCTTTGATTTTCAGCCCGCCGGGAAGTTCGGACCCGACGGTTGCGAGCGCGATATGGATTCCCGCGCGGACGTTCGAAGCGCCGCAGACGATCTGCCGGACGCCCGAGCCGATGTTGACCTGGCAAACACTCAGTTTGTCGGCATCGGGATGGCGTTCGCACTGTTCGACGTATCCGATGACGACGCCGTCAGGGACGCGGATCGTTTCGTGGCGGTCGACTTCCAGCCCGATGGCATTGAACGTTTTGAGGAGGTGTTCGGTACTGATACCCCCAAGATCAATCCATTCGTTTAACCAATTCTTCGTAACGATCATCTAAACTGCTCCAATAGTCTCGTATCTCCTTCAAAAAGGGACCGCAAATCGCCGATCCGGTGGATCAGCATCGCGAACCGCTCGACCCCGAGGCCGAAGGCGTATCCGCTGACGTTTTCGTAACCGACCGCCTTAAAGACGTTCGGATCAACGATACCGCATCCGAGGACTTCAAGCCATCCTGTTTTCGAACAGACGCGGCACCCTTCCCCGCCGCAGAAAATACAGCTGATATCCACTTCGGCGGAAGGCTCGGTGAACGGAAAAAAGCTCGGACGGAAACGAACCTCGACGTCTCCGAACATCGTTTTGAGAAAGTCTTCGAGGATGAATTTGAGGTTCGCAAACGACACTTTTCCCGCCTCCTCGACGACCAGCCCTTCGACCTGGTGGAACATCGGTGTGTGGGTCAAATCGTAGTCACGGCGGAAAACGGCGCCCGGGGCAATCATCCGGATGGGCGGTTTTTGCGAGAGCATCGTCCGAATCTGTACCGGAGAGGTATGGGTACGCAGCAGCATCGAATCCTTGAAGTAAAACGTATCCTGCATGTCGCGCGCGGGGTGGTATTTGGGAAGATTCAGGGCTTCGAAATTGTGGAAGTCGTCTTCCACCATCGGCCCGGTCTGAACCGCAAAGTTCATCGACAAAAAATACTCGACAATCCGGTCCATCGTCTCCATAACGGGGTGAAGCGAACCGCGCTCGCTCGAAGGCGAGTAGAGGCTTACGTCGATGGCTTCGGCTTTCATCGTCGCTTCGAGGTGTTCCATCGCCAAAAAGAGTTTGCGATCCAGCAACAGCGCGTTCAGCGCTTCTTTATGAACGTTCAGTTCTTTGGCGAAAGCGCCTTTTTCCGCATCGCTCAGGTCTTTCATCCGGGCGAACTCGGCGTTCATTACCCCTTTTTTACCGAAAACGGCAATCCGAATCTCTTCGATTTTGTCAATCGTATCGGCCGATTTTATCGCGTCGTACCACTCTTGCAAAGCAGTGTCTCCATCCTACATGAAATTCTAAAAATTGTTGATCGTATCCGTTTTCGAAAAAACGGGCAATATTTTGGGATATTCTATTCTAAACTCTTTTATAAACAGCTTCAAGGCTCGATCCATCTCGTCAACTTGTGCTACAATGGGGAGAAAAAAAGAGGTTAACCTATGTGCATTTTTTGCAAAATCGTGGCAAAAGAGATCCCTTCGAATGCCGTCGCCGAAAACGAAGAGTTCTATGCGTTTCACGATATCAATCCCAAAGCGCCGGTCCATGTACTGGTGATCCCCAAGGCCCACTTTGACAGTTTCAAAGAGATCCCCGGCGATGTAATGGGACGGATGAGCACGTTTATGCAAGAAACCGCCAAAACACTCGGCATCGACGAAAGCGGTTACCGCATCATCAGCAACATCGGCGAGGACGGCGGACAGGAAGTCAAACACCTCCATTTCCATCTCCTCGGCGGCGCCAAGCTCAAATGGGGCCATTTCGCCGACGCCGATCCCAAAGATTTTATCTGACCCTCACTCGGGGTAGACCATTTTTTTGGTCACCCCTCCATCAACGACGAAATTCTGTCCCGTAATAAACCCCGATTGCTGATTTCCCAAAAACCAGGCCATTTCGGCAATGTCTTCCGCACGTCCGACCCGCCCGGAGGGATGAAAATCGTGATCGATCTGGCGAAGAGAACCCGGGTGGGCATGTTCGATCCAGCCCGGGCTGATCGCATTCACCCGAACCGGGGAGAGACTCATGGCGAGCGCATGGGTGAGACTGAGCAATCCCCCCTTGCTCGCGCTGTAGGCTTCGGTAAACGGTTCGCTCATCAATGCCCGCGTGGAAGCGATGTTGACGATCGATCCTTTTTTCAGGGTCAGTTTATCGGCCAATAGACGGGAGAGCAAAAACGGGGCGCTCAGATTGACCGCGAGGACACGGTTCCATTCGGCCAACGGAAGTATCCTTGGATCGCCCTGCGCAC contains these protein-coding regions:
- the pheS gene encoding phenylalanine--tRNA ligase subunit alpha, with amino-acid sequence MQEWYDAIKSADTIDKIEEIRIAVFGKKGVMNAEFARMKDLSDAEKGAFAKELNVHKEALNALLLDRKLFLAMEHLEATMKAEAIDVSLYSPSSERGSLHPVMETMDRIVEYFLSMNFAVQTGPMVEDDFHNFEALNLPKYHPARDMQDTFYFKDSMLLRTHTSPVQIRTMLSQKPPIRMIAPGAVFRRDYDLTHTPMFHQVEGLVVEEAGKVSFANLKFILEDFLKTMFGDVEVRFRPSFFPFTEPSAEVDISCIFCGGEGCRVCSKTGWLEVLGCGIVDPNVFKAVGYENVSGYAFGLGVERFAMLIHRIGDLRSLFEGDTRLLEQFR
- a CDS encoding histidine triad nucleotide-binding protein, translating into MCIFCKIVAKEIPSNAVAENEEFYAFHDINPKAPVHVLVIPKAHFDSFKEIPGDVMGRMSTFMQETAKTLGIDESGYRIISNIGEDGGQEVKHLHFHLLGGAKLKWGHFADADPKDFI
- a CDS encoding SDR family oxidoreductase; translation: MERTKTALVTGAAQGIGRVIARLFVQRGWEVFGLDCDAENLASAASAEGFEPIVCDLADPEAVEKAAEGIVSLDLLVNNAAYSAQGDPRILPLAEWNRVLAVNLSAPFLLSRLLADKLTLKKGSIVNIASTRALMSEPFTEAYSASKGGLLSLTHALAMSLSPVRVNAISPGWIEHAHPGSLRQIDHDFHPSGRVGRAEDIAEMAWFLGNQQSGFITGQNFVVDGGVTKKMVYPE